In a genomic window of Streptomyces koelreuteriae:
- a CDS encoding glycoside hydrolase family 2 TIM barrel-domain containing protein produces the protein MPHPHPLPSPADRPVVSRRRLLEGGAAVLGALALSASPTAAHAAGRRPAADGPPEWNDGLSVYRVGTEPPHTTLMPYADLGQALDADRTRSPYRQSLDGKWKFAYADRPDDRDTDFYRTDVDDSGWDTIPVPSAWQLHGYDFPIYINITYPWWGPNGGGEDAQPPAAPTRYNPVGQYRRTFTVPKNWSGRRTFLHFEGVKSAHYVWINGELAGYHEDSYTSAEYDITPHLKPGTNQIAVEVYRYSDAEWLEDQDMIRLSGIFRSVHLYSTPSVHLRDFKLDTPLGDDYASAELKVTAHVRDYGGEGAGRYTVETQLYDARGHAVWSRPLQQPVDVPAGDEATAEASRAVPSPKLWSAEHPNLYTAVLRLRDPAGKVVETLSHRVGFREFALKDGLMRINGKPVSFRGTNRHEMHPVTGSALTRAQMIEDIEIIKRLNINSVRTSHYPNSPLWLELADEYGLYLVDETNLETHGIRDKFPGSGHPEWTEACVVRAQNMVHRDKNHASVVIWSLGNEAGGGTTFNAMYDWIRGYDPTRVIQYEGDDRPGISDIRSEMYDSPQRVEQRAKDTNDKRPYVMVEYSHGMGNSNGNFKKYWDIVRRYDVLQGGWIWDFVDQALRWPTPTRKLLTESGPGALRGEVIASAGTFDRAKGVSGGTVFPRDARLDLTGSLTLEAWVTPRVTGFHQPIIAKGDTQYALKQSDRTLEFFIHGGGQWVTASWALPDDWTGKEHHIAGVFDADAGTLTLYVDGSVRGTRMTTRRPGDNTASLALATDVDNPTREFSGTIRRARVYARPLSAAELASDDRGPGDEGVRFWFDAATAGLTEKRPRDKTFYAYGGDWGDNPNDGAFSGDGIVTADRGHTGKSAEVKQIYQAINASQASGGPGAVKLTNEYLFTNLRDFDGRWSLVADGKVVQRGRLTRDQLDVAPLTSKDIKVPVRLPAKPEPGTEYFLQLSFTTKEPAKWAKAGFEVAKQQLALDAGSPAVKPAPFGSVPTLGHTDGDKTLSVKGKNFSVTFDKSTGTITSYEAAGTRLITSGPVPNFWRAPTDNDRGNGHHTRNQTWRDAGAKRKVTDVRVRPLGDRAVEVTVTGTLPTGTESTYSTTYTVFGNGEIKVDNTLHPGAANLPYIPEVGTLLFLPRRLDRLHYYGRGPEENMWDRNNSTDVGLYSGTVSGQWTSYLRPQENGNKTDVRWAALTDGSGRGLLVSAEPLLEVNASRFTPEDLSVGARHDYQLTPRDAVVLRINHRQMGVGGDNSWGAHTHDEFKLLAGRDYAFTYRLRPLTRVSEAMEAARRPTAAE, from the coding sequence ATGCCGCACCCGCACCCGCTCCCGTCTCCCGCCGACCGCCCCGTAGTCAGCCGCCGCCGTCTGCTCGAAGGGGGCGCCGCCGTGCTCGGCGCGCTCGCCCTCTCGGCGTCGCCCACCGCAGCGCACGCGGCCGGCCGGCGCCCGGCGGCGGACGGCCCTCCGGAGTGGAACGACGGACTGAGCGTGTACCGGGTGGGCACCGAGCCACCGCACACCACGCTCATGCCGTACGCGGACCTCGGGCAGGCGCTGGACGCCGACCGCACGCGCTCCCCGTACCGGCAGAGCCTCGACGGCAAGTGGAAGTTCGCCTACGCCGACCGGCCCGACGACCGGGACACCGACTTCTACCGCACCGACGTCGACGACTCCGGCTGGGACACCATCCCCGTGCCCTCGGCCTGGCAGTTGCACGGCTACGACTTCCCGATCTACATCAACATCACCTACCCCTGGTGGGGCCCCAACGGCGGCGGCGAGGACGCCCAGCCGCCGGCCGCCCCGACCCGCTACAACCCCGTCGGCCAGTACCGCCGTACGTTCACGGTTCCCAAGAACTGGTCGGGCCGGCGCACCTTCCTGCACTTCGAGGGCGTCAAGTCCGCCCACTACGTGTGGATCAACGGCGAGCTGGCGGGCTACCACGAGGACTCCTACACCTCCGCCGAGTACGACATCACCCCCCACCTCAAGCCGGGCACCAACCAGATCGCCGTCGAGGTCTACCGCTACTCCGACGCCGAGTGGCTGGAGGACCAGGACATGATCCGGCTGAGCGGCATCTTCCGCTCGGTCCACCTGTACTCCACGCCCTCCGTGCACCTGCGCGACTTCAAACTGGACACCCCGCTCGGCGACGACTACGCCTCCGCCGAGCTCAAGGTCACCGCGCACGTCCGCGACTACGGCGGCGAGGGCGCGGGCCGCTACACCGTCGAGACCCAGCTCTACGACGCGCGCGGCCACGCCGTCTGGTCCCGGCCGCTCCAGCAGCCCGTCGACGTCCCGGCCGGGGACGAGGCCACCGCCGAGGCGTCCAGAGCCGTCCCCTCGCCGAAGCTCTGGTCGGCCGAGCACCCGAACCTCTACACCGCCGTGCTGCGGCTGCGCGACCCGGCCGGCAAGGTCGTCGAGACGCTCTCGCACCGGGTCGGCTTCCGCGAGTTCGCGCTCAAGGACGGCCTGATGCGCATCAACGGCAAGCCGGTGTCCTTCCGTGGCACCAACCGGCACGAGATGCACCCGGTCACCGGTTCGGCGCTCACCCGCGCGCAGATGATCGAGGACATCGAGATCATCAAGCGCCTCAACATCAACAGCGTCCGCACCTCGCACTATCCCAACAGCCCGCTGTGGCTGGAGCTCGCCGACGAGTACGGCCTCTACCTCGTGGACGAGACCAACCTCGAAACCCACGGCATCCGCGACAAGTTCCCCGGCAGCGGCCACCCCGAGTGGACCGAGGCGTGCGTGGTCCGCGCCCAGAACATGGTCCACCGCGACAAGAACCACGCCTCGGTGGTCATCTGGTCCCTCGGCAACGAGGCGGGCGGCGGCACCACCTTCAACGCCATGTACGACTGGATCCGCGGCTACGACCCCACCCGCGTCATCCAGTACGAGGGCGACGACCGCCCCGGCATCAGCGACATCCGCTCCGAGATGTACGACAGCCCGCAGCGGGTCGAGCAGCGCGCCAAGGACACGAACGACAAACGGCCGTACGTGATGGTCGAGTACTCCCACGGCATGGGGAACTCCAACGGCAACTTCAAGAAGTACTGGGACATCGTCCGCCGCTACGACGTCCTCCAGGGCGGCTGGATCTGGGACTTCGTCGACCAGGCCCTGCGCTGGCCCACCCCCACCCGCAAGCTGCTCACCGAGTCCGGCCCGGGCGCCCTGCGCGGCGAGGTCATCGCGTCCGCCGGCACCTTCGACCGGGCCAAGGGCGTCTCCGGCGGCACCGTCTTCCCTCGCGACGCCCGCCTCGACCTCACCGGCTCCCTCACGCTGGAGGCCTGGGTCACCCCGCGCGTGACCGGCTTCCACCAGCCCATCATCGCCAAGGGCGACACCCAGTACGCCCTCAAACAGTCCGACAGGACACTGGAGTTCTTCATCCACGGCGGCGGCCAGTGGGTCACCGCGAGCTGGGCACTGCCCGACGACTGGACGGGCAAGGAGCACCACATCGCCGGTGTCTTCGACGCGGACGCGGGGACGCTCACCCTGTACGTCGACGGCTCGGTGCGCGGCACCCGCATGACCACCCGGCGCCCCGGCGACAACACGGCCTCCCTGGCGCTCGCCACCGACGTCGACAACCCGACCCGGGAGTTCAGCGGCACCATCCGGCGCGCCCGTGTGTACGCCCGCCCGCTGAGCGCGGCGGAGCTGGCCTCGGACGACCGCGGCCCAGGCGACGAGGGCGTACGGTTCTGGTTCGACGCCGCCACCGCCGGACTCACCGAGAAGCGCCCGCGCGACAAGACCTTCTACGCCTACGGCGGCGACTGGGGCGACAACCCCAACGACGGCGCCTTCTCCGGCGACGGCATCGTCACCGCCGACCGCGGCCACACGGGCAAGTCCGCCGAGGTCAAGCAGATCTACCAGGCGATCAACGCCTCGCAGGCGTCGGGCGGCCCCGGCGCCGTCAAGCTCACCAACGAGTATCTCTTCACCAACCTTCGCGATTTCGACGGCCGTTGGTCCCTCGTCGCCGACGGCAAGGTCGTCCAGCGCGGCCGGCTGACCCGCGACCAACTCGATGTGGCGCCGCTGACCAGCAAGGACATCAAGGTGCCGGTGCGGCTGCCCGCCAAGCCCGAACCGGGCACGGAGTACTTCCTCCAGCTCTCCTTCACCACCAAGGAGCCCGCCAAGTGGGCCAAAGCAGGCTTCGAGGTGGCCAAGCAGCAACTGGCCCTCGACGCGGGCAGCCCCGCGGTGAAACCGGCGCCGTTCGGCAGCGTGCCCACCCTGGGCCACACGGACGGGGACAAGACCCTCTCGGTCAAGGGCAAGAACTTCTCGGTCACGTTCGACAAGAGCACCGGCACCATCACGTCGTACGAGGCCGCCGGCACGCGCCTCATCACCTCCGGCCCCGTCCCGAACTTCTGGCGGGCGCCCACCGACAACGACCGGGGCAACGGCCATCACACCCGCAACCAGACCTGGCGCGACGCCGGAGCGAAGCGAAAGGTGACGGACGTACGGGTGCGGCCCCTGGGCGACCGGGCCGTCGAGGTCACGGTCACCGGCACGCTGCCCACCGGCACCGAGTCCACGTACTCCACCACCTACACGGTCTTCGGCAACGGCGAGATCAAGGTCGACAACACCCTGCACCCGGGCGCGGCGAACCTGCCGTACATCCCCGAGGTCGGCACCCTGCTGTTCCTGCCGCGCCGCCTCGACCGGCTGCACTACTACGGCCGCGGCCCCGAGGAGAACATGTGGGACCGCAACAACAGCACCGATGTGGGCCTGTACTCCGGCACCGTCTCCGGGCAGTGGACGTCCTATCTGCGCCCCCAGGAGAACGGCAACAAGACCGACGTCCGCTGGGCCGCGCTGACGGACGGCTCCGGACGCGGACTGCTCGTCTCCGCCGAGCCGCTGCTCGAGGTCAACGCCTCACGCTTCACCCCGGAGGACCTGTCGGTCGGCGCCCGCCACGACTACCAGCTCACCCCGAGGGACGCGGTGGTCCTGCGGATCAACCACCGCCAGATGGGCGTGGGCGGTGACAACAGCTGGGGCGCGCACACCCACGACGAGTTCAAGCTGCTCGCGGGCCGCGACTACGCGTTCACCTACCGGCTGCGTCCGCTGACGCGCGTGAGCGAGGCGATGGAGGCCGCACGCCGTCCTACGGCGGCCGAATAG
- a CDS encoding ArsR/SmtB family transcription factor yields the protein MGHGAVTTAQDAGERVRLDADNVAKVATTLQALSTPSRLLILARLREGPLPATELAAEVGMEQSACSHQLRLLRNLGLVVGERQGRSVVYALHDHHVAELLDQAVYHVEHLRLGISDTAD from the coding sequence ATGGGTCATGGAGCCGTCACCACCGCGCAGGACGCCGGCGAGCGGGTACGCCTGGACGCGGACAACGTCGCGAAGGTGGCCACCACGCTCCAGGCCCTGTCCACGCCCTCCCGGCTGCTGATCCTCGCGCGGCTGCGGGAAGGCCCGCTGCCCGCCACCGAGTTGGCGGCGGAGGTCGGCATGGAGCAGTCGGCCTGCTCGCACCAGCTGCGGCTGCTGCGCAATCTGGGCCTGGTGGTGGGCGAGCGACAGGGCCGTTCGGTGGTGTACGCGCTGCACGATCACCATGTCGCCGAGCTGCTCGACCAGGCCGTGTACCACGTGGAGCATCTGCGGCTGGGGATCAGCGACACCGCCGACTGA
- a CDS encoding methylated-DNA--[protein]-cysteine S-methyltransferase — MKHHTVTDSPYGPLTLVADDGVLCGLYMTDQRHRPPEETFGPRDDTLFAEAEEQLEAYFAGDLKEFTVELRLTGTPFQRTVWEQLSRIPYGETRTYGQLAATLGTPTASRAVGLANGRNPVGIIVPCHRVVGANGSLTGYGGGLDRKRRLLEFESGAALF, encoded by the coding sequence ATGAAGCACCACACCGTGACCGACAGTCCCTACGGCCCCCTCACCCTCGTCGCCGACGACGGAGTGCTGTGCGGCCTCTACATGACCGACCAGCGCCACCGCCCGCCGGAGGAGACCTTCGGCCCGCGCGACGACACCCTGTTCGCGGAGGCGGAGGAACAACTCGAGGCGTACTTCGCGGGCGACCTCAAGGAGTTCACCGTCGAACTCCGCCTGACGGGCACCCCGTTCCAGCGCACCGTCTGGGAGCAACTGAGCCGCATCCCCTACGGCGAGACCCGCACCTACGGCCAACTCGCCGCCACCCTCGGCACCCCCACCGCCTCCCGCGCGGTCGGCCTCGCCAACGGCCGCAACCCCGTCGGCATCATCGTCCCCTGCCACCGCGTCGTCGGCGCCAACGGCAGCCTCACGGGCTACGGCGGCGGCCTGGACCGCAAGCGCAGGCTGCTGGAGTTCGAGAGCGGGGCCGCGCTGTTCTAG
- a CDS encoding AlkA N-terminal domain-containing protein yields the protein MHTDTERCLRAVRSKDARFDGWFFTAVLTTGIYCRPSCPVVPPKPENMVFHPSAAACQQAGFRACKRCRPDTSPGSPEWNQRADLVARAMRLIADGVVDREGVPGLAGRLGYSTRQVERQLLAELGAGPLALARAQRAQTARLLIETTSLPMAQLAFAAGFASIRTFNDTVREVFALSPSELRTRAPKRQGASTPGALALRLPFRTPLNPDNLFGHLAATAVPGVEEWRDGSYRRTLRLPYGHGIVALTPTPDHIACRLTLSDLRDLTVAISRCRRLLDLDADPVAIDDQLRTDPVLAPLVDKAPGRRVPRTVDEAEFAVRAVLGQQVSTAAARTHAARLVTAHGEPVDDPEGGLTHLFPAPEALAALDPESLAMPRSRRTTFTTLVRQLADGELHLGVESDWPRSRAQLLALPGLGPWTADVIAMRALGDPDAFLPTDLGIRRAARELGLPSTPAALTARAAAWRPWRAYAVQYLWATDSHPINFLPV from the coding sequence ATGCACACCGACACCGAGCGCTGCCTGCGCGCCGTCCGGTCCAAGGACGCGCGCTTCGACGGCTGGTTCTTCACGGCCGTCCTGACGACCGGCATCTACTGCCGTCCGAGCTGCCCGGTCGTGCCGCCCAAGCCGGAGAACATGGTCTTCCATCCGAGCGCGGCGGCCTGTCAGCAGGCCGGGTTCCGGGCCTGCAAGCGCTGCCGGCCCGACACCAGCCCCGGCTCCCCGGAGTGGAACCAGCGCGCCGACCTGGTGGCCCGCGCCATGCGGCTGATCGCCGACGGCGTCGTGGACCGCGAGGGCGTGCCGGGCCTCGCCGGCCGGCTCGGCTACAGCACCCGGCAGGTCGAGCGCCAGCTGCTCGCCGAACTGGGCGCGGGACCTCTCGCGCTCGCCCGGGCCCAGCGTGCCCAGACGGCCCGGCTGCTCATCGAGACGACGAGCCTGCCGATGGCACAGCTCGCCTTCGCCGCCGGCTTCGCCTCGATCCGCACCTTCAACGACACCGTCCGCGAGGTCTTCGCCCTGTCCCCGTCCGAGCTGCGCACCCGCGCCCCGAAGCGGCAGGGCGCGAGCACGCCCGGCGCGCTCGCCCTGCGGTTGCCGTTCCGGACCCCGCTCAACCCCGACAACCTCTTCGGCCACCTCGCCGCGACGGCCGTACCCGGGGTGGAGGAGTGGCGCGACGGCTCCTACCGCCGCACCCTGCGCCTCCCGTACGGCCACGGCATCGTCGCCCTCACCCCCACCCCCGACCACATCGCCTGCCGCCTCACCCTCAGTGACCTGCGCGATCTGACCGTCGCCATCAGCCGCTGCCGCCGCCTGCTCGACCTGGACGCCGACCCGGTCGCGATCGACGACCAGCTGCGCACCGACCCGGTCCTCGCGCCGCTGGTCGACAAGGCACCCGGCCGGCGTGTCCCGCGCACGGTGGACGAGGCCGAGTTCGCCGTCCGGGCCGTGCTCGGCCAGCAGGTCTCCACCGCCGCCGCCCGCACCCACGCGGCCCGCCTGGTCACCGCGCACGGCGAACCGGTCGACGACCCCGAGGGCGGCCTCACCCACCTCTTCCCGGCCCCCGAGGCCCTCGCGGCCCTGGACCCCGAGTCACTGGCGATGCCGCGCAGCCGCCGCACCACCTTCACCACCCTGGTCCGCCAGCTCGCCGACGGCGAACTCCACCTGGGAGTGGAGAGCGACTGGCCGCGCAGCCGCGCCCAGCTCCTCGCCCTGCCCGGCTTGGGCCCCTGGACGGCCGACGTCATCGCCATGCGCGCCCTCGGCGACCCGGACGCCTTCCTCCCCACCGACCTCGGCATCCGCCGCGCCGCCCGCGAACTCGGCCTGCCCTCCACGCCCGCCGCGCTCACCGCACGGGCTGCGGCCTGGCGCCCGTGGCGGGCCTACGCCGTCCAGTACCTCTGGGCGACGGACAGCCACCCGATCAACTTCCTTCCGGTATAA
- a CDS encoding alpha/beta fold hydrolase: protein MGDWSLRESLETASGTVRWDRLGDPAGEPVVLLHGTPFSSYVWHEIAPALAAAGHLVHVWDMAGYGASGMYPDQDVSLGAQGEIFTGLLEHWGLREPSVVAHDFGGCVALRAHLLHGARYRRLALVDPVALEPWGSPFFRLVAEHSHVFEQLPAPLHEALVREYVTSASRPGLRPEALDALVGPWTGERGQGAFYRQIAQADQRYTDEIQPLYPTIDLPVTVCWGTEDTWIPFAKGQELAGLIPGARLVPVPEAGHLVPLDAPALLTSALLAFLTS from the coding sequence ATGGGTGACTGGTCGTTGCGGGAGAGTCTGGAGACGGCGTCGGGCACCGTCCGCTGGGACCGGCTCGGGGATCCGGCCGGTGAGCCGGTCGTGCTGCTGCACGGGACGCCCTTCTCGTCGTACGTATGGCACGAGATCGCTCCGGCTCTCGCGGCCGCCGGCCACCTCGTGCACGTGTGGGACATGGCGGGCTACGGCGCCTCCGGCATGTACCCGGACCAGGACGTCTCGCTGGGCGCCCAGGGCGAGATCTTCACCGGGCTGCTGGAGCACTGGGGCCTTCGGGAGCCGTCCGTCGTCGCGCACGACTTCGGCGGCTGCGTGGCCCTGCGCGCCCATCTGCTGCACGGCGCCCGCTACCGGCGGCTCGCGCTGGTCGACCCGGTGGCACTGGAACCCTGGGGTTCCCCCTTCTTCCGGCTGGTCGCGGAGCACAGCCACGTCTTCGAGCAGTTGCCCGCGCCGCTGCACGAGGCCCTGGTGCGGGAGTACGTGACGTCCGCGAGCCGTCCCGGTCTGCGTCCCGAAGCACTCGACGCGCTGGTCGGGCCGTGGACGGGGGAGCGGGGCCAGGGTGCCTTCTACCGCCAGATCGCGCAGGCCGACCAGCGCTACACCGACGAGATCCAGCCGCTGTACCCCACGATCGATCTGCCCGTCACGGTGTGCTGGGGCACCGAGGACACCTGGATCCCCTTCGCCAAGGGACAGGAACTGGCCGGCCTGATCCCCGGCGCCCGGCTGGTGCCCGTCCCGGAGGCCGGTCACCTCGTCCCGCTGGACGCGCCCGCCCTGCTCACCAGCGCGTTGCTCGCCTTCCTCACGAGCTGA